The window CGGTCAGGAAGTGGAACCGCTGGTTCACCGAGCCCACCCACGGCCGCGACGGTTCCGGCCGGTCGGCGAGAAAAGGGCCGTCCACCAGCAGATCCGTCGAGTCCAGGAGCTTCGACGGCGGCAGTTCCTCCAGGACGTGCCCGGTGAACGTCATCACCGAAAGCCCCGCCGAGCGCACCGCGGAGGCGAAGAGCCCCAGCGGCTCCGGCTGGTCGAACGGCTCGCCGCCGAGCAGCGTGACGCCCTCGATGCCGTCGATCGCCACCACGCGCGAAACCAGCTCCTGCCACGGGACGAGCGTGCCGCCGCGGGTCGTCCACGTCTGCGGGTTGAAGCAGCCGGGGCAGCGCACCGAGCAGCCCTGCGTCCACACCGCGCACCGCAGGCCGGGGCCTTCGGCCGCGGTGACGTCGACGATCCGGTGGAGGTTCAGGAGTTCCATTGCGACTGCTGCTGCGAAGCCGTGTTCTCCGCGGACGCCGACGTGCGCCGGTAGTCCTCGGTGAACTCCGACGTCACGGTCTCCGCGCCGAGCAGGTCCTCCAGCAGCGGGATGTAGTCGAGGCACTTGGACCCGGTCATGCCGTGGGTTTCGGCGCTGATCGAGCCGTCCTTGCCGATCGTGACGGTCACGCGGTGCGTCATACGTCGATCGCCCTTCCCCTCGGGGACTCCGGCAGCGGCGGCGCGACGGGTGCCGCGTCGACCTCCGCTTCGGTGTCCGTCGCCGCGACGGCCCGGGTCTGCGCCCAGTTCCGGATGGCCAGGATCTCGTCGGCCTGGGTGACCGACAGCGGCACGGTCGACTTGACCGCCCGCACCAGGTCGTCGCGCCGCAGCGGCCGCTGCTCGGCGAACGCGTCGACCAGCCCGGCCAGCACCGCCTGCTCGATTTCGGCGCCGCTGTAGCCCGCGCTGACGTCGGCCAGTTCGGTGCACAGCGCGTCGTCGAGCCGCAGCTCACTCGCGACGAACTGGTCGGTGACGCGCCGGCGCAGGTGGATCCGCCAGATCGCCACGCGCTCGGGAGCCGACGGCAGGTCGACGAAGAAGATCTCGTCGAAGCGGCCCTTGCGGAGGAATTCCGGCGGCAGCGAGCCGACCTGGTTCGCCGTCGCCATCACGAACACCGGCGCCGTCTTCTCCTGCATCCACGACAGGAACGTGCCGAAGACGCGCCGCGCGGTGCCGCCGTCGCCACCGCCGCCCGCGCCGGCGAGGCCCTTCTCGATCTCGTCGACCCACAGC of the Amycolatopsis sp. NBC_01488 genome contains:
- a CDS encoding 4Fe-4S single cluster domain-containing protein; translated protein: MELLNLHRIVDVTAAEGPGLRCAVWTQGCSVRCPGCFNPQTWTTRGGTLVPWQELVSRVVAIDGIEGVTLLGGEPFDQPEPLGLFASAVRSAGLSVMTFTGHVLEELPPSKLLDSTDLLVDGPFLADRPEPSRPWVGSVNQRFHFLTDRYDESIFTTPNRLELTIAPDGAIELNGFATTEVLEALLERDHR
- a CDS encoding DUF2997 domain-containing protein, producing the protein MTVTIGKDGSISAETHGMTGSKCLDYIPLLEDLLGAETVTSEFTEDYRRTSASAENTASQQQSQWNS